The Cryptosporangium phraense genome window below encodes:
- a CDS encoding adenine phosphoribosyltransferase yields the protein MSVSPTGRIGSGPVTPDAVADLVAAHVVDVPDFPKPGVGFKDLTPLFADGPAFAQVIDAIATEYGGAFDVVAGIEARGFVLAAAVAYASGAGLVPIRKAGKLPRPTISESYALEYGEAVLEVHADAFEPGARVLLLDDVLATGGTAAAALSLVERAGGQVVGFSVLMELAFLDGRARLASREVHALLTV from the coding sequence ATGAGCGTTTCGCCGACCGGCCGGATCGGGTCGGGTCCGGTGACGCCGGACGCGGTCGCGGACCTCGTCGCCGCGCACGTGGTCGACGTGCCCGACTTCCCCAAGCCGGGGGTCGGGTTCAAGGACCTGACCCCGCTGTTCGCCGATGGGCCGGCGTTCGCGCAGGTCATCGACGCGATCGCGACCGAGTACGGAGGCGCGTTCGACGTCGTCGCCGGCATCGAGGCCCGCGGGTTCGTGCTCGCGGCCGCGGTCGCGTACGCGAGCGGGGCCGGGCTGGTACCGATCCGCAAGGCCGGCAAGCTGCCACGCCCGACGATCTCGGAGTCGTACGCGCTGGAGTACGGCGAGGCCGTGCTCGAGGTGCACGCGGACGCGTTCGAGCCCGGCGCGCGGGTGCTGCTGCTGGACGACGTGCTGGCGACCGGAGGGACGGCGGCGGCTGCTCTGTCGCTGGTCGAACGGGCCGGCGGGCAGGTCGTGGGGTTCTCGGTGCTGATGGAGCTGGCGTTCCTGGACGGGCGGGCGCGGCTGGCCTCGCGGGAAGTACACGCGCTGCTGACCGTGTAG
- a CDS encoding MBL fold metallo-hydrolase gives MLIAGFPAPALGTNCWVVAPAAGEQCVIIDPGIGVVDQLDDLLAKHRLHPAAVILTHGHIDHTFSVAPVCGAKDIPAYIHPADADQLADPWSYIGAPKGTPMFGLEYTEPSDVKALKDGETLELAGVTLRTTLAPGHTPGSLVFGVETPDAPVLFSGDLLFAGSIGRVDLPGGSAQDMLTSLKKVVLPMDDATVVKPGHGPDTTIARERATNPYLLQVAEDLPRTGL, from the coding sequence GTGCTCATCGCCGGATTCCCGGCCCCCGCGCTCGGCACGAACTGCTGGGTCGTCGCCCCCGCGGCCGGCGAGCAGTGCGTGATCATCGACCCGGGGATCGGTGTGGTCGACCAACTCGACGACCTCCTGGCGAAGCACCGGCTGCATCCGGCCGCCGTGATCCTCACCCACGGTCACATCGACCACACGTTCTCGGTCGCTCCGGTGTGCGGGGCCAAGGACATCCCCGCGTACATCCACCCGGCCGACGCCGACCAGCTCGCCGACCCGTGGTCCTACATCGGCGCCCCCAAGGGCACCCCGATGTTCGGCCTCGAGTACACCGAGCCCAGCGATGTCAAAGCGCTGAAAGACGGCGAAACGCTCGAACTTGCCGGAGTAACCCTGAGAACCACGCTCGCCCCCGGCCACACCCCCGGCTCGCTGGTCTTCGGCGTCGAGACCCCCGACGCCCCCGTGCTGTTCTCCGGCGACCTGCTGTTCGCCGGCTCCATCGGCCGGGTCGACCTGCCCGGCGGCAGCGCCCAGGACATGCTCACGTCCCTGAAGAAAGTGGTCCTGCCGATGGACGACGCCACGGTCGTCAAACCCGGCCACGGGCCCGACACCACGATCGCGCGCGAGCGCGCCACGAACCCCTACCTGCTGCAAGTCGCTGAAGACCTTCCGAGGACCGGCCTGTGA
- a CDS encoding MMPL family transporter gives MFARLGRFCYRRRRTVVVLWLLVFVAGIACTGRVTDRLGGGQQASESMESVRAATLLAEMSEYGGRVSAVVDGGRGPAGLEPAVTAAQDDLVQIDGVGRVLDPYAAQLPDAARAPLVSTDGNALLVVVDLRRDLPIDRQHAVEQAVSDRLHRIADEVPGARVTVGGPALLQRQINEQTRADTEKGEVIALPITLIAMVVIFGGAVAAGIPIVGALASIACGLLVMLGLLRLMDLDPNVLSVSTVLALGLSIDYALLMVNRFREERYATRTIPDAVERTVAVAGRTITFSALTVALSLAGLFVFPSPIFRGIGSAGVGVVLFALLAGVTLVPALLGLSARRVGVGRHRPERPSDDGTFARLARLTRRRPLLATLLLVVLLAAAGIPFASVRFVNSSAAVLPSGFEARQFAEVTAERFPGQGAPPITVVANTSQFELAVWAASLKDDPRVARIGVPVQVTEGLSSIDLSPRPSDHDRIGRELVGSIRADRPPFQIWVTGDTAVLVDFLAEVRQYAPWALTLMVVATFVLLFAMTGSILVPVKALVMNVLSLGASFGALKLIFQDGHLHEYLGFTPTGGLEPFVPVLVFCFAFGLSMDYEVFLLSRIKELRDAGLPTDRAVEIGLQRSGKIITSAALLMIIVFAGFAAGRMLAIKELGVAMAIAVAVDATLVRCLLVPAAMALLGEANWWAPAPLRRLHERYGLREAPPVGGASEPHSFGLASTPASLR, from the coding sequence GTCGCCGAACGGTGGTCGTGCTCTGGCTGCTGGTCTTCGTCGCCGGGATCGCCTGCACCGGGCGCGTCACCGATCGGCTCGGCGGCGGGCAGCAGGCGTCCGAATCGATGGAGTCGGTCCGGGCCGCGACCCTGCTCGCGGAGATGTCCGAATACGGCGGCCGCGTCTCGGCGGTCGTCGACGGCGGTCGCGGCCCGGCCGGGCTCGAGCCGGCCGTCACCGCCGCGCAGGACGACCTCGTCCAGATCGACGGCGTCGGCCGGGTGCTCGACCCGTACGCAGCGCAACTCCCGGACGCGGCGCGAGCGCCCCTCGTCTCCACCGACGGGAACGCGCTGCTGGTCGTCGTCGATCTGAGAAGGGATCTGCCGATCGACCGGCAGCACGCCGTCGAACAAGCGGTCTCGGACCGCCTGCACCGCATCGCGGACGAGGTCCCCGGCGCGCGGGTGACCGTCGGCGGACCGGCTCTGCTGCAGCGGCAGATCAACGAGCAGACGCGGGCCGACACCGAGAAAGGCGAGGTCATCGCGCTGCCGATCACGCTGATCGCGATGGTCGTGATCTTCGGCGGGGCGGTCGCGGCCGGGATCCCGATCGTCGGCGCGCTGGCCTCGATCGCCTGCGGCCTGCTCGTGATGCTCGGCCTGCTCCGGCTGATGGACCTCGACCCGAACGTGCTCTCGGTCAGCACGGTGCTGGCCCTCGGGCTCTCGATCGACTACGCGCTGCTGATGGTCAACCGCTTCCGCGAGGAGCGGTACGCCACGCGGACGATCCCCGACGCGGTGGAGCGGACGGTCGCGGTCGCCGGCCGGACGATCACGTTCTCGGCGCTGACGGTCGCGCTGTCGCTGGCCGGGCTGTTCGTCTTCCCCAGCCCGATCTTCCGCGGGATCGGATCGGCCGGCGTCGGCGTCGTGCTGTTCGCGCTGCTGGCGGGCGTCACGCTGGTTCCGGCGCTGCTCGGGCTCAGCGCCCGGCGGGTCGGGGTCGGGCGGCACCGCCCGGAGCGGCCGAGCGACGACGGGACGTTCGCCCGGCTGGCGCGCCTGACCCGGCGGCGGCCGCTGCTCGCGACGCTGCTGCTGGTCGTGCTGCTGGCCGCGGCCGGGATCCCGTTCGCGTCGGTGCGGTTCGTGAACAGCAGCGCGGCCGTGCTGCCGTCGGGGTTCGAGGCCCGGCAGTTCGCCGAGGTGACCGCCGAGCGCTTCCCCGGTCAGGGCGCGCCGCCGATCACGGTCGTGGCCAACACGAGCCAGTTCGAGCTGGCGGTCTGGGCGGCGTCGCTGAAGGACGATCCGCGGGTCGCCCGGATCGGCGTACCGGTGCAGGTCACCGAGGGCCTGTCGAGCATCGACCTGTCGCCGCGACCGAGCGACCACGACCGGATCGGCCGCGAGTTGGTCGGGTCGATCCGCGCCGACCGGCCGCCGTTCCAGATCTGGGTCACCGGCGACACGGCGGTGCTCGTCGATTTCCTGGCCGAGGTGCGCCAGTACGCGCCGTGGGCGCTGACGCTGATGGTCGTGGCGACGTTCGTGCTGCTGTTCGCGATGACCGGCTCGATCCTGGTGCCGGTCAAGGCGCTGGTGATGAACGTGCTGTCGCTGGGGGCCTCGTTCGGCGCGCTGAAGCTGATCTTCCAGGACGGCCACCTGCACGAGTACCTGGGCTTCACCCCGACCGGTGGCCTCGAGCCGTTCGTCCCGGTGCTGGTGTTCTGCTTCGCGTTCGGGCTCTCGATGGACTACGAGGTGTTCCTGCTGTCCCGGATCAAGGAGCTGCGCGACGCCGGGCTGCCGACCGACCGGGCCGTCGAGATCGGCCTGCAGCGCTCCGGGAAGATCATCACGTCGGCGGCGCTGCTGATGATCATCGTGTTCGCCGGGTTCGCGGCCGGGCGGATGCTCGCGATCAAGGAGCTGGGCGTCGCGATGGCGATCGCGGTCGCCGTCGACGCCACGCTGGTGCGGTGCCTGCTCGTGCCGGCGGCGATGGCGCTGCTCGGCGAGGCGAACTGGTGGGCGCCGGCACCGCTGCGCCGTCTGCACGAGCGGTACGGGCTGCGGGAGGCGCCGCCGGTCGGCGGCGCCTCCGAGCCTCACTCCTTCGGCTTGGCGTCCACGCCCGCTTCCTTGCGCTGA
- the hisS gene encoding histidine--tRNA ligase has translation MTTFTAPKGTFDTLPPESATFLAVRDALTAPLRAAGYGYIETPVFEDTALFARGVGESTDVVSKEMYTFDDRGGRSLTLRPELTAGVMRAFIEHKLYAGQLPVKLYAVGSNFRYERPQAGRYRHFTQVDMEALGVDDPALDAEVVQLAVAGFRAIKLENFELQLTSLGDANCRPQYREKLQSFLAGLDLDEETRRRAAINPLRVLDDKRPEVAKQLTDAPLMVDHLCDDCRKHYDEVREHLRDLGVQWVEAPRLVRGLDYYTKTTFELVHNGLGAQSAIGGGGRYDGLSKELGGPDVSGIGYAVGVDRTLLALRAEGLIGDPPARVQAFVVPLGDEARRRGLQIVTDLRAAQIPADLSYGGKGLKGAMKAADRSGARYAVVIGDRDLADGTAQLKDLTTSDQRAVPLTDLTRTVKELLS, from the coding sequence GTGACCACCTTTACCGCTCCGAAGGGGACGTTCGACACGCTCCCGCCCGAGTCGGCGACGTTCCTCGCGGTCCGCGACGCGCTGACCGCCCCGCTCCGGGCGGCCGGCTACGGCTACATCGAGACGCCGGTCTTCGAGGACACCGCGCTGTTCGCCCGGGGCGTCGGCGAGTCGACGGACGTCGTCAGCAAGGAGATGTACACGTTCGACGACCGCGGCGGACGGTCGCTGACGCTGCGCCCGGAGCTGACCGCGGGCGTGATGCGCGCGTTCATCGAACACAAGCTGTACGCCGGGCAGCTGCCGGTGAAGCTCTACGCGGTCGGGTCGAACTTCCGGTACGAGCGGCCGCAGGCCGGTCGGTACCGGCACTTCACCCAGGTCGACATGGAGGCCCTCGGGGTCGACGACCCGGCTCTGGACGCCGAGGTCGTCCAGCTCGCCGTCGCCGGCTTTCGCGCGATCAAGCTGGAAAACTTCGAACTCCAGCTGACGTCCCTGGGCGACGCGAACTGCCGGCCCCAGTACCGGGAGAAGCTCCAGAGCTTCCTGGCCGGCCTCGACCTCGACGAGGAGACCCGCCGCCGGGCCGCGATCAACCCGCTCCGCGTGCTCGACGACAAGCGTCCCGAGGTGGCGAAGCAGCTCACCGACGCGCCGCTGATGGTCGACCACCTGTGCGACGACTGCCGGAAGCACTACGACGAGGTCCGCGAACACCTCCGCGACCTCGGTGTGCAGTGGGTGGAGGCCCCGCGGCTCGTCCGCGGCCTCGACTACTACACGAAGACGACGTTCGAGCTCGTCCACAACGGGCTCGGCGCGCAGTCGGCGATCGGCGGCGGCGGCCGCTACGACGGGCTCTCGAAGGAGCTCGGCGGCCCGGACGTCTCCGGCATCGGCTACGCGGTCGGCGTCGACCGGACGCTGCTCGCGCTGCGCGCCGAAGGCCTGATCGGCGACCCGCCGGCCAGGGTCCAGGCGTTCGTGGTGCCGCTCGGCGACGAAGCCCGCCGCCGGGGCCTGCAGATCGTCACCGACCTGCGGGCCGCGCAGATCCCGGCCGACCTGAGCTACGGCGGCAAGGGCCTCAAGGGCGCGATGAAGGCCGCCGACCGCTCGGGAGCCAGGTACGCCGTCGTCATCGGCGACCGCGACCTGGCCGACGGCACCGCCCAGCTCAAAGACCTGACCACGTCCGACCAGCGGGCCGTCCCGCTGACCGACCTCACCCGTACCGTCAAGGAGCTCCTCTCGTGA
- a CDS encoding RelA/SpoT family protein, which translates to MPHADTSAGNGSGEPAGIGAPTGRRVRAALARFGAPAWQGSVNVVLEPLVATHRGAHPKADVRLLQKAYDVAEQFHRGQLRKSGDPYITHPLAVATILAELGMDTTTLVAALLHDTVEDTGYTLEQLHADFGGEVAHLVDGVTKLDKVQFGDAAEAETIRKMVVAMARDPRVLVIKLADRLHNMRTLRFLPRPKQEKKARETLDVLAPLAHRLGMNTVKWELEDLAFMTLYPKRYEEIARLVQEHSPARDRGLAEVTNQVQNDLKNAKIRATVVGRPKHYYSIYQKMIVRGRDFADIYDLVGVRVLVDSVRDCYAALGVIHASWQPVPGRFKDYIAMPKFNMYQSLHTTVIGPEGKPIELQIRTLAMHRTAEYGIAAHWKYKETKGADVAGPPATVDDMAWLRQLLDWQREASDPGEFLEALRFDLGGQEVYVFTPKGDVVALPKDSTPVDFAYAVHTEVGHRCIGARVNGKLVPLESTLNNGDTVDIFTSKSENAGPSQDWLSFVKSPRARTKIRQYFAKERREDAIESGKDALQRVMRKQGLPLQRLLGGDALLTIARDLHLSDISALYAAVGENQVSAQAVVQRVVASLGGAEGATEDLAETARPARHRSRPAGPGDPGVIVSNAGDDVWVKLAKCCTPVPGDSILGFITRSGMISVHREDCTNASDLRERQAERLVEVSWAPTAGSTFLVAIQVEALDRHRLLSDVTKVLSDEKVNILSATVSTTRDRVAVSKFTFEMADPKHLGHLLRVVRRVEGVYDAYRVTSG; encoded by the coding sequence CTGCCGCACGCCGACACGTCCGCGGGCAACGGTTCGGGCGAGCCGGCCGGTATCGGTGCGCCCACCGGCCGCCGGGTCCGGGCCGCGCTGGCCCGGTTCGGTGCCCCGGCCTGGCAGGGCTCGGTCAACGTCGTCCTCGAGCCGTTGGTCGCCACCCACCGCGGCGCGCACCCGAAGGCCGACGTCCGCCTGTTGCAAAAGGCGTACGACGTCGCCGAGCAGTTCCACCGCGGGCAGCTGCGCAAGTCCGGCGACCCGTACATCACCCACCCGCTCGCGGTCGCGACGATCCTGGCCGAGCTGGGCATGGACACCACCACGCTGGTGGCCGCGCTGCTGCACGACACGGTGGAAGACACCGGCTACACGCTCGAGCAGCTGCACGCCGATTTCGGCGGCGAGGTCGCCCACCTGGTCGACGGCGTGACGAAGCTCGACAAGGTGCAGTTCGGCGACGCGGCCGAGGCCGAGACGATCCGCAAGATGGTCGTCGCGATGGCCCGCGACCCGCGCGTGCTGGTCATCAAGCTCGCCGACCGGCTGCACAACATGCGCACGCTGCGCTTCCTTCCGCGTCCCAAGCAGGAGAAGAAGGCCCGCGAGACGCTCGACGTGCTGGCCCCGCTGGCCCACCGGCTGGGCATGAACACGGTCAAGTGGGAGCTGGAAGACCTCGCGTTCATGACCCTGTACCCGAAGCGGTACGAGGAGATCGCGCGGCTGGTCCAGGAGCACTCGCCGGCGCGTGACCGGGGCCTGGCCGAGGTCACCAACCAGGTCCAGAACGACCTGAAGAACGCGAAGATCCGGGCCACGGTCGTCGGCCGGCCGAAGCACTACTACTCGATCTACCAGAAGATGATCGTGCGGGGCCGCGACTTCGCCGACATCTACGACCTGGTCGGCGTGCGCGTGCTCGTCGACTCGGTGCGCGACTGTTACGCCGCGCTCGGCGTCATCCACGCGTCCTGGCAGCCGGTTCCCGGTCGCTTCAAGGACTACATCGCGATGCCGAAGTTCAACATGTACCAGTCGCTGCACACGACGGTGATCGGGCCCGAGGGCAAGCCGATCGAGCTGCAGATCCGCACGCTGGCCATGCACCGCACGGCCGAGTACGGCATCGCCGCGCACTGGAAGTACAAGGAGACCAAGGGCGCCGACGTGGCCGGCCCGCCGGCCACGGTCGACGACATGGCCTGGCTGCGTCAGCTGCTCGACTGGCAGCGCGAGGCCAGCGACCCGGGCGAGTTCCTCGAGGCGCTCCGGTTCGACCTGGGCGGCCAGGAGGTCTACGTCTTCACGCCCAAGGGCGACGTGGTCGCGCTGCCCAAGGACTCGACGCCGGTCGACTTCGCGTACGCCGTGCACACCGAGGTCGGGCACCGCTGCATCGGCGCCCGGGTCAACGGCAAGCTGGTGCCGCTGGAGAGCACGCTCAACAACGGCGACACGGTCGACATCTTCACGTCGAAGTCCGAGAACGCGGGCCCGAGCCAGGACTGGCTCTCGTTCGTGAAGTCGCCGCGGGCCCGCACGAAGATCCGCCAGTACTTCGCCAAGGAGCGCCGCGAGGACGCGATCGAGTCCGGCAAGGACGCGCTTCAGCGGGTCATGCGCAAGCAGGGCCTGCCGCTGCAGCGTCTGCTGGGCGGCGACGCGCTGCTGACGATCGCCCGTGACCTGCACCTCTCCGACATCAGCGCGCTCTACGCCGCGGTGGGGGAGAACCAGGTCTCGGCGCAGGCCGTCGTCCAGCGGGTGGTGGCCTCGCTCGGTGGCGCCGAGGGCGCGACCGAAGACCTCGCCGAGACCGCGCGCCCGGCCCGGCACCGCTCGCGCCCGGCCGGCCCCGGCGACCCCGGCGTCATCGTCTCGAACGCCGGCGACGACGTCTGGGTGAAGCTGGCGAAGTGCTGCACGCCGGTGCCGGGAGATTCGATCTTGGGGTTCATCACGCGCAGCGGCATGATCAGCGTCCACCGCGAGGACTGCACGAACGCGTCCGACCTTCGGGAGCGGCAGGCCGAGCGACTGGTCGAGGTGTCGTGGGCCCCGACCGCGGGCTCGACGTTCCTGGTCGCGATCCAGGTCGAGGCGCTGGACCGGCACCGTCTGCTCTCCGACGTCACGAAGGTGCTGTCGGACGAGAAGGTCAACATCCTGTCGGCCACGGTGAGCACCACCAGGGACCGGGTGGCGGTCTCGAAGTTCACGTTCGAGATGGCCGACCCGAAGCACCTGGGCCACCTGCTGCGGGTGGTACGCCGGGTCGAGGGTGTGTACGACGCGTACCGGGTGACGTCGGGCTGA
- the aspS gene encoding aspartate--tRNA ligase has translation MTAYRTHQAGTLRAEHAGQTVTLAGWVARRRDHGGVIFVDLRDASGYVQVVLREEEGHALRAEYCIKIDGEVRLRPEGNENPELPTGAVEVVAQNLTVLSEAAPLPFPIDGQAAGEVGEEARLKYRYLDLRRAHQAAALRLRSQVSAIARRVLGEQEFVEIETPTLTRSTPEGARDFLVPARLQPGSWYALPQSPQLFKQLLMVAGMERYYQIARCYRDEDFRADRQPEFTQLDIEMSFVTQDDVIAVGEAVVSAIWREVAGYEIPLPLPRLTYAEAMTRYGSDKPDVRFGNELVDLTSYFEGTTFRVFQAAHVGAVVMPGGAAQTRKELDGWQEWAKARGARGLAYVLFDADTGEAKGPVAKNLSEEHLQGLADAVGAKPGDAVFFGAGERHSTLELLGAARLEIGRRGGLIDESRWEFLWVVDAPMFEPVGGGEIGVEGASGAWTAVHHPFTSPNADWIDRFEQSPGEALAWAYDIVLNGNEIGGGSIRIHDRSVQERVFQVLGLSEEDQQSKFGFLLEAFKYGAPPHGGIALGWDRLCALLAGVESIRDVIAFPKMGSGQDPLTGAPAPISARQRKEAGVDAKPKE, from the coding sequence GTGACCGCCTACCGCACCCACCAGGCCGGCACCCTGCGTGCCGAGCACGCGGGGCAGACCGTCACCCTCGCCGGCTGGGTGGCCCGCCGGCGCGACCACGGCGGCGTCATCTTCGTCGACCTCCGGGACGCGTCCGGCTACGTGCAGGTCGTCCTCCGCGAGGAGGAGGGCCACGCCCTCCGGGCCGAGTACTGCATCAAGATCGACGGTGAGGTCCGCCTTCGCCCGGAGGGCAACGAGAACCCCGAACTCCCCACCGGAGCGGTCGAGGTCGTCGCGCAGAACCTGACCGTCCTCTCGGAGGCCGCCCCGCTGCCGTTCCCGATCGACGGGCAGGCCGCCGGCGAGGTCGGCGAGGAGGCCCGGCTCAAGTACCGCTACCTCGACCTGCGCCGGGCCCATCAGGCCGCCGCGCTCCGGCTGCGCAGCCAGGTCAGCGCGATCGCCCGCCGGGTGCTCGGCGAGCAGGAGTTCGTCGAGATCGAGACGCCGACGCTCACCCGCTCGACGCCCGAGGGCGCCCGCGACTTCCTGGTGCCCGCGCGCCTGCAGCCGGGCTCCTGGTACGCGTTGCCCCAGTCGCCGCAGCTGTTCAAGCAGCTGCTGATGGTGGCCGGGATGGAGCGGTACTACCAGATCGCCCGCTGCTACCGGGACGAGGACTTCCGCGCCGACCGGCAGCCGGAGTTCACCCAGCTCGACATCGAGATGTCGTTCGTGACCCAGGACGACGTCATCGCGGTCGGCGAGGCCGTGGTGTCGGCGATCTGGCGCGAGGTGGCCGGGTACGAGATCCCGCTCCCGCTGCCGCGCCTCACCTACGCCGAGGCGATGACCCGCTACGGCTCCGACAAGCCCGACGTGCGGTTCGGCAACGAACTCGTCGATCTCACGTCCTACTTCGAAGGGACGACGTTCCGGGTCTTCCAGGCCGCTCACGTCGGCGCGGTCGTCATGCCCGGCGGCGCCGCGCAGACCCGCAAGGAGCTCGACGGCTGGCAGGAGTGGGCCAAGGCCCGGGGCGCCCGGGGCCTCGCGTACGTGCTGTTCGACGCCGACACCGGCGAAGCCAAGGGCCCGGTGGCCAAGAACCTGTCCGAGGAGCACCTCCAAGGGCTGGCCGACGCGGTCGGCGCCAAGCCCGGCGACGCGGTGTTCTTCGGCGCCGGCGAGCGCCACTCCACGCTCGAACTCCTCGGCGCGGCCCGGCTCGAGATCGGCCGCCGCGGCGGCCTGATCGACGAGTCCCGCTGGGAGTTCCTGTGGGTCGTCGACGCGCCGATGTTCGAGCCGGTCGGCGGCGGCGAGATCGGCGTCGAGGGGGCCTCGGGCGCCTGGACGGCCGTGCACCACCCGTTCACCAGCCCGAACGCCGACTGGATCGACCGCTTCGAGCAGTCGCCGGGCGAGGCCCTGGCCTGGGCCTACGACATCGTGCTCAACGGCAACGAGATCGGCGGCGGCTCGATCCGTATCCACGACCGGTCGGTGCAGGAGCGCGTCTTCCAGGTTCTCGGGCTGTCCGAGGAGGACCAGCAGAGCAAGTTCGGCTTCCTGCTCGAGGCGTTCAAGTACGGCGCCCCGCCGCACGGCGGCATCGCGCTCGGCTGGGACCGCCTCTGCGCGCTGCTGGCCGGCGTCGAGTCGATCCGTGACGTCATCGCGTTCCCGAAGATGGGTTCCGGCCAGGACCCGCTGACCGGAGCGCCGGCGCCGATCTCCGCGCGTCAGCGCAAGGAAGCGGGCGTGGACGCCAAGCCGAAGGAGTGA
- a CDS encoding peptidylprolyl isomerase — MARRAAQAKRRRQTQAAVGAGIALLLVVVGVGFLVANLGGDDKKDTKTTEAASGPKCTYQKADASTGKVKDVGLPPTSNIPDTGTRTVTMTTNIGQIDFTLDQAAAPCTSNSLTYLAGKKFYDKTSCHRLVTTGIFVLQCGDPFGDGTGGPAYRFGTENLPTNQHPPYPAGTIAMAKSSEAISVGSQFFIVYKDIEEGSLPAEYTVVGKVTKGLDLITAAAAKGVTPADPSNPSDGKPKQAVNITTLTVSPAAS; from the coding sequence ATGGCCCGGCGGGCCGCACAGGCGAAGCGCCGGCGACAGACCCAGGCCGCCGTGGGTGCGGGCATCGCGCTGCTCCTCGTCGTGGTCGGCGTGGGCTTCCTCGTCGCCAACCTGGGCGGCGACGACAAGAAGGACACCAAGACCACCGAGGCCGCGTCCGGCCCCAAGTGCACGTACCAGAAGGCCGACGCGAGCACCGGCAAGGTGAAGGACGTCGGCCTGCCGCCGACGTCGAACATCCCCGACACCGGTACCCGCACGGTGACGATGACGACGAACATCGGCCAGATCGACTTCACGCTCGACCAGGCCGCCGCGCCGTGCACGAGCAACAGCCTCACTTACCTGGCCGGCAAGAAGTTCTACGACAAGACGTCGTGCCACCGGCTGGTCACGACGGGAATCTTCGTGCTGCAGTGCGGCGACCCGTTCGGCGATGGCACCGGCGGCCCGGCGTACCGGTTCGGCACCGAGAACCTGCCGACGAACCAGCACCCGCCGTACCCGGCCGGCACGATCGCGATGGCGAAGAGCTCCGAGGCGATCTCGGTCGGCTCGCAGTTCTTCATCGTCTACAAGGACATCGAAGAGGGGTCGCTGCCCGCGGAGTACACGGTCGTGGGCAAGGTGACGAAGGGGCTGGATCTGATCACCGCCGCCGCCGCGAAGGGCGTGACGCCGGCGGATCCGAGCAACCCGAGCGACGGGAAGCCCAAGCAGGCCGTGAACATCACGACGCTGACGGTGTCGCCGGCGGCGAGCTAG